The sequence below is a genomic window from Microbacterium sp. SORGH_AS_0888.
CATCGGTCGAGAACATGGTTGGATCCTAACATCATCTATATGGATCCAATACTTACGAGTATGGACGCTCCACCCCCGCGCTCCGGGTCCCATCTCGTTCGTTCTGCTACCTTTCGGAACGGAACCGCCCTGGGAGGAACACCGATATGCCGGCAGACGAGACCACAGCGACGACCGGGCACGCTCTGGTCGACGAGCTCGCCGGGAAGATCCGCGCCCGCATCATGAACGGCGACATCCCGATCGGGGCACAGCTGCGGCAGGCCGAGCTCGCGAACGACTTCGGCGTCAGCAGGACGCCGGTGCGCGAGGCGCTGCGTCAACTGCAGACGGGCGGCCTGATCGAGGTCGTGCCCAACCGCGGGGCGGTCGTCCGCGTCCCCGCGCCGTGGGAGGTGCGCGAGGCCTACGAGGTGCGCGCGGAGCTGGAGGCGCTGGCGACCGCCCGCGCCGTCAGCCGCATCTCCCACGCGGAGCTCCAGCGCCTGCGTTCGGCCAACCAGGAGATGTACGACCGTTCGCAGGGCGGCGACGCCAGCACCCAGCGGGCGCTGGAGAGCCGCCACGAGAACGACATCTTCCACACGACCATCGCCACCGCCGCGGCCAACGCGCGCCTCGCCCGCGCCATCGAGGAGATCAACGAGACGTTCCCGCGCAACGTCTCCGCGCAGCTGCTGGTGAACGACGATCGCCACCGCGAGGAGAACTACCTCGAGCACATCCGCATCATCGATGCCCTCGAGCGCGGCGACGAGGCCGCGGCGCGCACCGAGATGCGCAGCCACGTGCTCAGCGCCGGCGAGCAGCTCGCACGCTGGTACGAGCGTCGCAGCTCCACGGTCTTCACCGGCTGAGGGGTTCCCCCGGAACGGCCTCGTCGAAGGGCACGCGTCCCCGCTTCAGACCGTTCGCATCCAGCAGCCAGCCCGCGCGCTTGTATGCGCGGGGGACGATCCAGATGTCCGCGACGTCGAGCCGCGGGAAGACCGAGCCGAAACGCCGCTCCAGGTGTTCGAGCTCGTCGAGGTCACGCAGCCAGACCATCACCACGAGATTCGCCGCGCCGGCGACCGACGCGACCATCCGCACCTCTTCCGCCATCCGGAACGCCGTCGCGATGCGCTCCACCTGTTCATAGGGCGCCCGTATCCAGAGCACCGCCGCGCAGGCGAAGCCGACCGCGCCGTGCGCGATGTCGACCCGCCAGTGGGCCCAGTCCGCGACGAGGAGCCCGTCGACGGCGCGGGCTATCGACGCCGGCGAACCGGGCACGAGCCGTTGCAAGGCGCTGAGGGGCTGGCGCACATCGTCCTTCAGGGCGTTCAGCAGAGCCCACTCGCGCGCCGTGGGCACGGCCGCGATCGGAGCATCCCGACGGGGCCGCGTCGCCGCGACGAGGCGCTGCTGCGTCTCGGAGAGGGCGGGCATCCGCCACTGGCCGCCTTCATGGAAGACGGAACGGATGTAGTGCACACGGGTCCACGCGACGCCGTCGACCCGCTCGATCTGCTCGCGCACGACCGTGTCGATTCCGGCCACCGAGTCGCCGCCCACGATCAGATAGAGCTGACGGTCGCCGCTGGTCGCATTGACGCTGAAGATCTGGGGGACGACCGCGAGCCGCTCGGCGACGGCGGCCACCTCGCCCCGGGTGCAGCACACCTCCACGAGAGCGGTCGGCTGCGACACCCCTCTGCGCTGCGTGGGCATGTAGAGGCACGTCGTCCACACCAGTCCGGTGCTCACCAGCCGCCCCCAACGTCGCGACAGCGTCGACGAGTCGACCACCAGAACGCGTGACAGCTCGGTCCAGGTGATGCGCGGGTTCACCTGGAGCGCGTTAACGATCTGGTAATCCAGCTCGTCCAGCTGGAAATGATTCATGCACACCTGCTCACGTCGATGACCGGATCCTGCGGACATCGGTCCCGAGCAGGACGATCCGGGCGATACCACCCATGATGATCAAGATTATCCAATCTGTCGACTTTGGATCCAAACGAGGAGGATTCGTGTTTTCCACCCGCCACATCGCTCCACCCGTTCTCACGCTCGTCACCGTTCTCGCCGTGGTGGGCTGCGCCGCAGCCGACGACGGCAACACCTCCCCCGGGACGACGGACACGGTCCGAAGCACACTTCTGACCGACCCGAGCACGTTCGATCCCGCTCGCGCGACCGCGACGGACGACTACCAGGTCGCACGTCTGCTGTACGACACCCTGTTGCGACGCGACGACGGCAACCGGCTCGTGGGCGGTCTGGCACGCACCTGGGAGTCGGTGAGCGCGTCCGAGTATGTCCTCACGCTCCGCGACGACGCGACCTGCTCGGACGGCACTCCGATCACGGCCGAGGTGGTGGCTGCCTCCCTCTCACGGTTCATGGACCCGGCGACCGGCTCCTCGGCGCGCAGCCTGGCCTTCGGGCGCGGCCAGTCGACGGTGACCGCGGACGATGCCGCCGGCACCGTCCGCATCTCGCTGACCGAGCCCTGGTCGGATCTGCTGACGGGACTGACGCTGCCGCAGTCGGGAATCGTCTGCCCGGCGGGACTCGCCGACCTCGACGCGCTCGCGGCGGGAACGGCCACCGGCGCCTTCTCCGGCCCCTACACCCTCGCCGAAGCGCAGCCCGCCGTCTCCTACCGGTTCGATCTGCGCGACGACTACGACGCATGGCCCGAGTTCTCGACGCCGCTGACGGGCACTCCCGCAGCCTCGGTGGCGCTGGTCCCTCTCTCGGACGACGCCACCACCGCCACGCAGCTGCTCGCCGGCGCGCTCGACGTCGCGCCGATCTTCGACGACAACGTCGCGCGACTGGAGACCGGCGGCGGGTTCGACGCCGTCACCGTCACCTCTTCCACGAGCTACGTGGTGTTCAACGAGCGCGAGGGGACGATCTTCCACGACAACCGCGACCTCCGGCTGACGGTCGCCCGCCTCATCGATCCCGAGGCGCTCAACGACATCGTCACCTCCGGCCGCGGCGAGGTGCTGCACACCCTCGCCTCCAACAATGTTCCCTACGTCGTCGCCGACAGCCCCGCCGCCATCGCCTACGACCCGAACGCGGCGGGTTCTCTCGCCGGGGTCCACATCGCGATGATCGGCACGACCGCCTTCGGTGAAGCGAACGACTACATCGCCGAGGTCCTGCGGGCGGCCGGCGCGACCGTCGACCTGTCGGCGGTCGACAACGCGACCTGGTCGACGACCACGGGAGCCGGCGGCTCCGGCTGGGACCTGACCCTGCAGGGCGACGTCAACGCGATGGGGACGCTGCCTTCGTCGCTGCTGCGTGTGATGGGCCCGACGACCGAGCAGGGCGGCCGGTCGAAGACGGGCGCGGACAATGCCGAGGGATACAGCGCGCTCCAGCGCGCCTTGGCGGCGACGGATGATGCGGACAAGGCCGCCGCGTTCGCCGAGGCCCAGGAGAGCGTGCTCGCACGGGTCGACGCGCTGCCGCTGGTGAGCTCGGTGGCGACCTGGTTCTCCGCCCCCGGCTTCTCGGTGCGCGCGTTCGGCGACTACGTCGACATCAGCACACTGCGCCTCACGGACTGATCCTGCCCGCCCGCCGCCATGGACTCGCTCGCCCTCTCCGTCGGCACGCCCTCTCCTGTGGAGGGGGCCGTGCCGACGGCTCGCTCGCCCTGGTTCCGCTTCGCCGCACGCCGACTCGCAGGGCTCGCGGCGACCCTCGCGACGCTCGTCGTCGTCTCCTTCCTCATCGTCCAGCTCATCCCCGGGGATCCCGCCGTCGCTCTCGCGGGCTCCGATGCGACGACGGCGGAGATCGAGCAGCTGCGCGCACGTCTGGGTCTGGATCTGCCGCTGTGGCAGCAGTTCGGCGGATACGTCGGCGGTCTGCTCACCGGCGATCTCGGGACGTCCTTCCGGTACGGCGTGCCCGTCGCACAGCTGGTCGCCGCGCGGCTGCCCTTCACCGTGACCGTGTCGCTCGTGGGCATCCTCGTCGTCCTGGTCGTGGCCGTCCCGCTCGGCATGGCGGTCGGCGTGCTCACCCGCGGCGGCCGGCGCCGCTGGATGGACGCGGGCTTCGGCGCCGCGACCGGCCTCCTGGACTCGCTGCCCGGCTATGTGCTGGCCACCCTGCTCGTCATCCTGCTCGGAACCGGCGTCGGCCTGCTTCCGGCGCTGCCGCCCGCCTACACGAGCCGCGCCCCCGCCGCGTCGTTCGTGCTCCCCGTGATCGCCCTCTCGGTCGGACCGATCTGCACCGTGGCTCGCGTCGTCCGAAGGGAGACGGCCGTCGTCCTCGGCGAGGACTACATCCGCACGGCGAGGGGCTGGCGGCTGCCTGCGGCGACCCTCTACCTGCGCCATATGCTCCCCAACCTGCTCACCACGACGTTGACGCTGAGTGGCCTCGTGCTGAGCGGGATGCTGGGCGGGGCCCTGGTCATCGAGAGCGTCTTCGCCCTGCCCGGGCTGGGCACCGGCATCATCCAAGCCATCCTCGATCGCGACTATCCCGTGATCCAGGGGATGGTCGTCGTGATCGGCTCGATCGCCGCAGTCATCACCGTGATCGTCGATGTGCTGCTGGGC
It includes:
- a CDS encoding GntR family transcriptional regulator, translating into MPADETTATTGHALVDELAGKIRARIMNGDIPIGAQLRQAELANDFGVSRTPVREALRQLQTGGLIEVVPNRGAVVRVPAPWEVREAYEVRAELEALATARAVSRISHAELQRLRSANQEMYDRSQGGDASTQRALESRHENDIFHTTIATAAANARLARAIEEINETFPRNVSAQLLVNDDRHREENYLEHIRIIDALERGDEAAARTEMRSHVLSAGEQLARWYERRSSTVFTG
- a CDS encoding Lrp/AsnC family transcriptional regulator gives rise to the protein MNHFQLDELDYQIVNALQVNPRITWTELSRVLVVDSSTLSRRWGRLVSTGLVWTTCLYMPTQRRGVSQPTALVEVCCTRGEVAAVAERLAVVPQIFSVNATSGDRQLYLIVGGDSVAGIDTVVREQIERVDGVAWTRVHYIRSVFHEGGQWRMPALSETQQRLVAATRPRRDAPIAAVPTAREWALLNALKDDVRQPLSALQRLVPGSPASIARAVDGLLVADWAHWRVDIAHGAVGFACAAVLWIRAPYEQVERIATAFRMAEEVRMVASVAGAANLVVMVWLRDLDELEHLERRFGSVFPRLDVADIWIVPRAYKRAGWLLDANGLKRGRVPFDEAVPGEPLSR
- a CDS encoding ABC transporter substrate-binding protein, with the protein product MFSTRHIAPPVLTLVTVLAVVGCAAADDGNTSPGTTDTVRSTLLTDPSTFDPARATATDDYQVARLLYDTLLRRDDGNRLVGGLARTWESVSASEYVLTLRDDATCSDGTPITAEVVAASLSRFMDPATGSSARSLAFGRGQSTVTADDAAGTVRISLTEPWSDLLTGLTLPQSGIVCPAGLADLDALAAGTATGAFSGPYTLAEAQPAVSYRFDLRDDYDAWPEFSTPLTGTPAASVALVPLSDDATTATQLLAGALDVAPIFDDNVARLETGGGFDAVTVTSSTSYVVFNEREGTIFHDNRDLRLTVARLIDPEALNDIVTSGRGEVLHTLASNNVPYVVADSPAAIAYDPNAAGSLAGVHIAMIGTTAFGEANDYIAEVLRAAGATVDLSAVDNATWSTTTGAGGSGWDLTLQGDVNAMGTLPSSLLRVMGPTTEQGGRSKTGADNAEGYSALQRALAATDDADKAAAFAEAQESVLARVDALPLVSSVATWFSAPGFSVRAFGDYVDISTLRLTD
- a CDS encoding ABC transporter permease, whose product is MPTARSPWFRFAARRLAGLAATLATLVVVSFLIVQLIPGDPAVALAGSDATTAEIEQLRARLGLDLPLWQQFGGYVGGLLTGDLGTSFRYGVPVAQLVAARLPFTVTVSLVGILVVLVVAVPLGMAVGVLTRGGRRRWMDAGFGAATGLLDSLPGYVLATLLVILLGTGVGLLPALPPAYTSRAPAASFVLPVIALSVGPICTVARVVRRETAVVLGEDYIRTARGWRLPAATLYLRHMLPNLLTTTLTLSGLVLSGMLGGALVIESVFALPGLGTGIIQAILDRDYPVIQGMVVVIGSIAAVITVIVDVLLGIVDPRTLGGSHGSR